The Pan troglodytes isolate AG18354 chromosome 17, NHGRI_mPanTro3-v2.0_pri, whole genome shotgun sequence genome includes a region encoding these proteins:
- the LOC129137938 gene encoding collagen, type I, alpha 1a-like isoform X4, which yields MMGSWRKVLLTSQTGQLGRGAPHFPDGVAVGQRRSSQPRRGSQAVALLTSQTGLPGRGAPHFPEGVAGQRRSSTARLGGWQEELLTSKTTGGQAEALLTSQTGWPGRGAPHLSDGVAGQRRSSPPRWGGWAEVLLTSQMGRPGRGALHFPDGVVAGQGHSSHPGWGGRAEALPTSQTGRPGRVARQRHSSLPRWGGCAEVLHTSQTGQLGRGAPHFPDGAAGQRHSSPPRHCGQAEVLPTSQTGRLGRGAPHLPDGVAGQRCSSPPRWGGRAEALLTSQTGRPGRGAPHFPDGAARQRCSSLPRWCVIREEALLTSQMIGSQRKVFLALSAQLLQARLMKEVSPVVSWRLEPEDGTAL from the coding sequence atgatgggcagctGGAGaaaggtgctcctcacttcccagacggggcagctgggcagaggcgctccccacttcccagatggggtggcagtcgggcagaggcgctcctcacaacccagacggggcagccaggcagtggcgctcctcacttcccagacggggctgccgggcagaggcgctcctcacttcccagagggggtggccgggcagaggcgctcctcaacTGCCAGACTGGGCGGCTGGCAAGAGGAACTCCTCACCTCCAAGACGacgggcggccaggcagaggcactcctcacctcccagacggggtggccaggcagaggcgctcctcacctctcagacggggtggccgggcagaggcgctcctcacctcccagatggggcggctgggcagaggtgctcctcacctcccagatggggcggcccgGCAGAGGCGCTCtgcacttcccagatggggtggtggccggacaggggcactcctcacatcctggatggggcggccgggcagaggcactccccacttcccagacggggcggccgggcagagtggccaggcagaggcactcctcacttcccagatggggcggctgtgCAGAGGTGCTCcacacttcccagacggggcagctgggcagaggcgctcctcacttcccggatggggcggctgggcagaggcactcctcacctcccaggcattgcggccaggcagaggtgctccccacttcccagacggggcggctgggcagaggcgctcctcacctcccagatggggtggccgggcagaggtgctcctcacctcccagatggggtggccgggcagaggcgctcctcacctcccagacggggagaccaggaagaggtgctcctcacttcccagatggggcggccaggcagaggtgctcctcacttcccagatggtgtgTCATCCGTGAAGAGGCGCTTCTCACCTCCCAGATGATTGGCAGCCAGAGaaag
- the LOC129137938 gene encoding collagen alpha-1(I) chain-like isoform X3: protein MIGSQRKMVCRPCRGAPHLPDDGQPGRGAPHLPDDGQPGRGAPHFPDGAAGQRRSSIPRWRGQAEALLSSQIVCRLFRGTPHLPDDGQLEGGTPHLPDGATGKRRSPLPRQGGSQAEVLLTTQTGWPGRGAPHLPDNGWPGRGTPHFPDGAAGQRRSSLPRWCVIHAEALLTSQMMGSWRKVLLTSQTGQLGRGAPHFPDGVAVGQRRSSQPRRGSQAVALLTSQTGLPGRGAPHFPEGVAGQRRSSTARLGGWQEELLTSKTTGGQAEALLTSQTGWPGRGAPHLSDGVAGQRRSSPPRWGGWAEVLLTSQMGRPGRGALHFPDGVVAGQGHSSHPGWGGRAEALPTSQTGRPGRVARQRHSSLPRWGGCAEVLHTSQTGQLGRGAPHFPDGAAGQRHSSPPRHCGQAEVLPTSQTGRLGRGAPHLPDGVAGQRCSSPPRWGGRAEALLTSQTGRPGRGAPHFPDGAARQRCSSLPRWCVIREEALLTSQMIGSQRKVFLALSAQLLQARLMKEVSPVVSWRLEPEDGTAL from the coding sequence atggtgtgTCGTCCgtgcagaggcgctcctcacctcccagatgatgggcagccgggcagaggcgctcctcacctcccagatgatgggcagccaggcagaggcgctcctcacttcccagatggggcggccgggcagaggcgctcttcaATTCCCAGATGgcgcggccaggcagaggcgctcctcagttcccagattGTGTGTCGTCTGttcagaggcactcctcacctcccagatgatgggcagctGGAGggaggcactcctcacctcccagatggggcgactgggaagaggcgctccccacttcccagacagggtgggagccaggcagaggtgctcctcacaacccagacagggtggccgggcagaggcgctcctcacctcccagacaatgggtggccgggcagaggcactcctcacttcccagatggggcggctgggcagaggcgttcctcacttcccagatggtgtgTCATCCatgcagaggcgctcctcacctcccagatgatgggcagctGGAGaaaggtgctcctcacttcccagacggggcagctgggcagaggcgctccccacttcccagatggggtggcagtcgggcagaggcgctcctcacaacccagacggggcagccaggcagtggcgctcctcacttcccagacggggctgccgggcagaggcgctcctcacttcccagagggggtggccgggcagaggcgctcctcaacTGCCAGACTGGGCGGCTGGCAAGAGGAACTCCTCACCTCCAAGACGacgggcggccaggcagaggcactcctcacctcccagacggggtggccaggcagaggcgctcctcacctctcagacggggtggccgggcagaggcgctcctcacctcccagatggggcggctgggcagaggtgctcctcacctcccagatggggcggcccgGCAGAGGCGCTCtgcacttcccagatggggtggtggccggacaggggcactcctcacatcctggatggggcggccgggcagaggcactccccacttcccagacggggcggccgggcagagtggccaggcagaggcactcctcacttcccagatggggcggctgtgCAGAGGTGCTCcacacttcccagacggggcagctgggcagaggcgctcctcacttcccggatggggcggctgggcagaggcactcctcacctcccaggcattgcggccaggcagaggtgctccccacttcccagacggggcggctgggcagaggcgctcctcacctcccagatggggtggccgggcagaggtgctcctcacctcccagatggggtggccgggcagaggcgctcctcacctcccagacggggagaccaggaagaggtgctcctcacttcccagatggggcggccaggcagaggtgctcctcacttcccagatggtgtgTCATCCGTGAAGAGGCGCTTCTCACCTCCCAGATGATTGGCAGCCAGAGaaag